In Atribacteraceae bacterium, the genomic stretch TATAGACCGAACAACCCACCGGTCCAACTCCGATGGTGGTGTCGGCTTGTCCCAGTTCGTCGATGACCTCGGCGATCAACCGGTTGGCCAGACCGTGATGACAGCCAGGACAGTAGGTAAAAGGTTTTTCCAAGAGTGTTTTCGGGCGTTCGAAAATTGTCTTCATGAGGATTCCTCGCTTTTCAGCACAAAACGAATCTTTTCGAGAATTTCATCTACGGTGGGGATCAAGCCGCCGCTCCGGCCGTGAAAATGGATGGGCACTCGATCTCCCACAGCTAAAGTAACGTCTTCGACCATCTGGCCCAGGTTCATTTCCACGACCAGGACCCGGCCTGCCCGCTGGGCTTCCTCCTTGATCACCCGACTCGGAAAAGGATACAGACTGATCGGGCGCAGCAAGCGCAAACGGAGACCCTGTTTTTCTCCTTTTCGGACGACTGACTTCAAAACCCGGGCCGAGGTCCCGTACCCCACCAATAAAAGATCCGCTTCTTCTTGACCGAAACATTCAAAACGAATTTCATATTCCTCTACCCGGCGGTATTTTTTAGCTAGTCGCAAGTTGACCTGTTCCATTTCCCGCGGATCCAGGTTCAGGGGAAGAATGATCTTCCGTTCCCGACCGTTTTTTCCCTGAATCGCCCAGTCTTTGGGTGGGAGTTCGGGAAAGTCATATTCCCAAAAAACAACCGGCTCCATCATCTGGCCCAGCATCCCATCGCTCAGAATCAACACCGGATTCCGGTAGAGATCAGCCAGGTGAAAGGCCAGATAGTTTAGGTCCACCATCTCCTGGACCGAGGACGGCGCCAGAACGATCACCCGGTAATCTCCATGCCCACCGCCTTTTACCGCCTGAAAGTAGTCACCTTGGGAAGGTTGGATGTTACCCAGTCCCGGACCACCTCGGCTGATATTCACGATGACACAGGGAAGCTCGGCACAGGCAAGATAGGAAATACCTTCCTGCTTGAGGCTCATACCTGGTCCGGACGACGAAGTCATGACCCGCTTTCCCGTGGCGGAAGCACCGTAAGCCATGTATACTGCTGCGATTTCGCTTTCCGCCTGCAGGAATACCCCTCCCACCTCCGGGAGACGCCAGGAAAGATATTCACTGATTTCTGTCTGAGGGGTGATGGGGTAACCAAAGTAGAACAGGCATCCCGCTCGCACCGCGGCTTCGGCGATGGCGTCATTCCCTTTCATAAGTATTTTTTTCATCAGTCATCCTCCCGGTAGACCGCGATGGCGACATCAGGACACAGTTGGGCACAAAACCCGCAGCCAATACAGGCTTTTGGGTTAGCCACTTCCGCCGGATAGTACCCACGGGCGTTGAAGCTGTCGGACATTACCAGGACCCGCGGGGGGCAGATTCTGGTACACAATCCACATCCCTTACAAAATTCCCGGCTTATGATGACGATATTCAAAGCATGAGTCTCCTCTGTAAATACATGGTAGAAGCTCTACAACATCCCCCACTCTGACTTATTTCCGGTACGTTCGGCCCGGTTCAGCAGTGTTTCGGCGTATTGGAGGGCAGAGGTTTCCCGCTTTTGACCCCCCATCATGCGGGTCAACTCCTGGATACGTTCCTCCCGGCTATGCAAGGGGGTGATCTCTGCCCAGGTTTTTTCCCGGTCAAAGCGTTTATCCACCCGAATATGATTTTCCGCGTAACAGGCAATTTGAGGAAGATGAGTAATACAGAGAACCTGGTGTCCGGCCGATAACCGTTTTAGTTTTTCACCGACCCAAAAGGCGGTTTGGCCCCCAATGCCCTGGTCGATTTCATCAAAAACCATGGTCCCGACCCCCGATTTTTCCAAGGTTATCGACTTCAAACCCAGGATAATCCGGGAGATTTCCCCACCTGAAGCCACCAGGCGAACCGGTCCGGGCTTTTCTCCGGGATTCAGGGAAACTGCGAACTCGACCTCGTCAAGACCATCAGGTTTGAAATTGCTCTCTTCTTTTCCGTGATCGGTAAAGCGAATCTCAAATTCCACTCGATTAAAGGCGAGCTGACGGAGTTCATCCTCGAGCACTGCTTTCATCTGGGAAGCGGCCTGCCGTCTAGCCTCCGATAACCGCGTTCCAGCATCAAGAAGACGACGCACATATGAACGACACTCCTGTGCAATATCCCTTTTCTGACGTTCGAGTCCCTCTGCTTGAGATAAAACGAGTTTAAGGTTCCCTTGGAATTCGATCAGTTCTCCCGTAGTGCGGATCCGGTGTTTGCGTTTGATTCGCTCTGTTTCGGCAACCTGTTTTTCCAGCCGGGCGAATTCATCCGGGTTGAGATCTAATTTCCCATGTATCTTTCCCACTTCGCAGAGAACTTCCCGTAATTCGACTTCGATTGTTTTCAATGAACCGCTCAAGCGGGTCAGAATTCCCTCAGGTCCTGGGCCGGGAGCGGTTTCCAGGGCCTGCCTGGCTCGAGCAAGAGCATGGAGTATTCCTCCTCCCTCCTCCCCTCCTTGGCAGAGGGCAAGGAAGATATCCAGAGTTTCCCGGTAACCCTGGGCGTCGGCAGCCAATTGGAATGCCTCGTCAAGTTCCAGCAGGGTATCGGGGGAGAGCCCGAGATCGCTCATTTCCTGCAGGGCAAACCGGACATCGTCAATGTTCCCGTCATAGGCTTTATTCATCTCTTCAAGCTCTTTCTGAAGGGTCGTGAGTTTCCGGTGGAAGTTCTGGTATTCGTTTCTCGCCGCTCTTCCCCCCTGATCAAGAAAGGTGTCTAGAAGCGCCAACTGCCGGGATGGGAGAAAGAAATTTTCATCTTCGCCCTGCCCGTAAATATCCACGAGCAGGCCACCGAGGGTCCGTAGATCCCCCAATGTGACAGTGCGACCATTGATCCGGGATCGGGTTTTTCCTTCCTGGCTGATTTCCCGGGAAAGAACGACTTCCCGGCTCAATTCTCCCAGGAGATCCTGGGAGAGAAGCCACTGTTCCACCGGAGATGACGGATCATATCCAAACGCCGCTTCGATCAGGGCGCTTTGCTGGTTTTTCCTGACGGCTTCTTCCCGGGCCCGGGTTCCTAAAAGCAGGAGAAGGGCATCGATAATCAAAGACTTCCCCGTGCCGGTTTCACCGGTGATGACGTTCAAACCGCGCTCAAAATGAAGCTCCTGAAAGTCGACCAGAACAAAATTTTTGATGGACAGTTCTTTCAGCATCAGGATTCGATACGTTTTCGTATATCCATTCCCCAGGACAG encodes the following:
- a CDS encoding 4Fe-4S dicluster domain-containing protein, which translates into the protein MNIVIISREFCKGCGLCTRICPPRVLVMSDSFNARGYYPAEVANPKACIGCGFCAQLCPDVAIAVYREDD
- the recN gene encoding DNA repair protein RecN: VLGNGYTKTYRILMLKELSIKNFVLVDFQELHFERGLNVITGETGTGKSLIIDALLLLLGTRAREEAVRKNQQSALIEAAFGYDPSSPVEQWLLSQDLLGELSREVVLSREISQEGKTRSRINGRTVTLGDLRTLGGLLVDIYGQGEDENFFLPSRQLALLDTFLDQGGRAARNEYQNFHRKLTTLQKELEEMNKAYDGNIDDVRFALQEMSDLGLSPDTLLELDEAFQLAADAQGYRETLDIFLALCQGGEEGGGILHALARARQALETAPGPGPEGILTRLSGSLKTIEVELREVLCEVGKIHGKLDLNPDEFARLEKQVAETERIKRKHRIRTTGELIEFQGNLKLVLSQAEGLERQKRDIAQECRSYVRRLLDAGTRLSEARRQAASQMKAVLEDELRQLAFNRVEFEIRFTDHGKEESNFKPDGLDEVEFAVSLNPGEKPGPVRLVASGGEISRIILGLKSITLEKSGVGTMVFDEIDQGIGGQTAFWVGEKLKRLSAGHQVLCITHLPQIACYAENHIRVDKRFDREKTWAEITPLHSREERIQELTRMMGGQKRETSALQYAETLLNRAERTGNKSEWGML
- a CDS encoding 3-methyl-2-oxobutanoate dehydrogenase subunit VorB; this translates as MKKILMKGNDAIAEAAVRAGCLFYFGYPITPQTEISEYLSWRLPEVGGVFLQAESEIAAVYMAYGASATGKRVMTSSSGPGMSLKQEGISYLACAELPCVIVNISRGGPGLGNIQPSQGDYFQAVKGGGHGDYRVIVLAPSSVQEMVDLNYLAFHLADLYRNPVLILSDGMLGQMMEPVVFWEYDFPELPPKDWAIQGKNGRERKIILPLNLDPREMEQVNLRLAKKYRRVEEYEIRFECFGQEEADLLLVGYGTSARVLKSVVRKGEKQGLRLRLLRPISLYPFPSRVIKEEAQRAGRVLVVEMNLGQMVEDVTLAVGDRVPIHFHGRSGGLIPTVDEILEKIRFVLKSEESS